The following proteins are co-located in the Robbsia betulipollinis genome:
- a CDS encoding methyl-accepting chemotaxis protein, translated as MKVSTRLTAGFGLVLVFLIGIGIAGFSGILTLQNRIFEVTAVNNQEQRAAVDLNAAVTDITIAVRNVVLFPVIDDKRQEGQRIAQQKDRYNQRLDDLQQLFAKYGATPGEQALVVRLKGDRDAAMPIFQRVIELGVQNQTQAATDEMLNTLREKQRAWTKTLNELVALEGQENEEAAAEASREAAALKLTIAILSVLSVLAGCVAAVLITRSVLRQLGAEPAEAAALATDIANGNLMARRGTVVHAGDSLMGTLEAMRAKLSAVVVGIKASADSIAVASGEIAQGNVDLSQRTEEQAASLQQTAASMGQLTSTVKLNTDNAKQASVLAHAASSTATTGGDVVSQVVDTMRNISDSSAKVAEIISVIEGIAFQTNILALNAAVEAARAGEQGRGFAVVAGEVRNLAQRSGSAAKEIKSLIADSVDHVAAGSRLVGSAGETMNDVVRSVTRVTDIMGEIASASTEQSTGIEQVNLAVGQMDEVTQQNAALVEQTSAAAQAMADQATKLRAAIAIFKVDERAGAFA; from the coding sequence ATGAAAGTATCCACGCGATTGACGGCAGGGTTTGGCTTGGTGCTAGTTTTCCTGATCGGCATCGGTATTGCCGGATTCTCCGGTATTTTGACGCTGCAGAACCGCATCTTCGAAGTGACGGCGGTCAACAATCAGGAACAGCGGGCCGCGGTCGACCTGAACGCGGCCGTGACCGACATCACGATCGCCGTGCGCAATGTCGTGCTCTTTCCGGTCATCGACGACAAGCGTCAGGAAGGTCAGCGCATTGCGCAACAGAAAGACCGCTACAACCAGCGGCTGGACGATCTCCAGCAACTCTTCGCGAAATATGGCGCGACGCCCGGCGAACAGGCGCTCGTCGTCCGCCTGAAAGGCGACCGGGACGCCGCGATGCCGATTTTCCAGCGCGTGATCGAACTGGGCGTGCAGAATCAGACGCAGGCGGCCACCGACGAAATGCTCAACACCTTGCGTGAAAAGCAGCGTGCCTGGACGAAGACACTGAACGAACTGGTCGCGCTGGAAGGCCAGGAAAACGAAGAGGCGGCCGCGGAAGCATCGCGCGAGGCCGCGGCGCTGAAACTGACGATCGCGATATTGTCGGTGCTCTCGGTGTTGGCCGGCTGCGTCGCCGCCGTGCTGATCACCCGTAGTGTGCTGCGGCAACTGGGCGCCGAGCCCGCCGAGGCCGCGGCGCTCGCCACCGACATCGCGAACGGCAATCTCATGGCGCGTCGCGGTACGGTCGTGCATGCCGGCGACAGCCTGATGGGCACGCTCGAGGCGATGCGCGCGAAATTAAGCGCCGTTGTCGTCGGCATCAAGGCGTCGGCGGATTCGATCGCGGTGGCGTCGGGGGAAATCGCGCAGGGCAATGTGGATCTCTCGCAGCGCACCGAGGAACAGGCCGCATCGCTGCAGCAGACCGCCGCGAGCATGGGCCAGCTGACCTCCACGGTCAAACTGAATACCGACAATGCGAAGCAGGCCAGCGTGCTCGCGCACGCGGCCTCGTCCACCGCGACGACCGGCGGCGACGTGGTCTCGCAGGTCGTCGATACGATGCGCAACATCTCGGACAGCTCGGCGAAGGTCGCCGAGATCATCAGCGTCATCGAAGGCATCGCGTTCCAGACGAATATCCTGGCGCTCAACGCGGCGGTGGAGGCCGCGCGTGCCGGCGAGCAGGGCCGCGGCTTCGCCGTGGTCGCCGGGGAGGTGCGCAATCTCGCGCAGCGCAGCGGCAGCGCGGCCAAGGAGATCAAGTCCCTGATCGCCGATTCGGTGGATCATGTCGCCGCGGGGTCGCGGCTGGTCGGCTCGGCCGGCGAGACGATGAACGACGTGGTGCGCTCGGTTACGCGGGTCACGGACATCATGGGCGAAATCGCCTCGGCCTCCACCGAGCAGTCCACCGGGATCGAGCAGGTGAATCTGGCGGTAGGGCAGATGGACGAAGTCACCCAGCAGAACGCGGCGCTGGTCGAGCAGACCTCGGCCGCCGCGCAGGCGATGGCCGATCAGGCCACGAAGCTGCGCGCCGCGATCGCGATCTTCAAGGTCGACGAACGCGCGGGCGCGTTTGCCTAG
- a CDS encoding LamB/YcsF family protein: protein MKSIDLNCDMGESFGPWVMGDDQTLLRFVSSANLACGFHAGDPMTMRATVRDALALGVAIGAHPGLPDLQGFGRRAMTMTPDEVYALMVYQIGALSGFAQASGSRLRHVKTHGALYQMIVREAALAQAIAAAVRDVDPSLLLIVSTPNLAQAAADAGLRVVHEVYADRTYQPDGTLTPRSQPNAMIVDVERSIDQVRHMVHEGSVIALDGTRVPVRADSVCIHGDQPGAASFAQRVRAGLEADGITICAP, encoded by the coding sequence ATGAAATCGATCGACCTGAACTGCGACATGGGCGAAAGCTTTGGCCCCTGGGTCATGGGCGACGACCAGACGCTCCTGCGCTTCGTCAGTTCCGCCAATCTCGCCTGCGGTTTTCACGCGGGCGACCCGATGACGATGCGCGCCACGGTGCGCGACGCGCTGGCCCTGGGCGTGGCGATCGGCGCGCATCCCGGCCTGCCCGATCTGCAGGGGTTCGGCAGGCGGGCGATGACGATGACGCCGGACGAGGTCTACGCGCTGATGGTGTACCAGATCGGCGCGCTGTCGGGTTTCGCCCAGGCGAGCGGCAGCCGTCTGCGCCATGTCAAGACGCACGGCGCGCTGTACCAAATGATCGTGCGGGAGGCGGCGCTGGCGCAGGCGATCGCCGCGGCGGTGCGCGACGTCGATCCCTCGCTGCTGCTGATCGTGTCGACGCCGAACCTCGCGCAGGCCGCCGCGGACGCAGGCCTGCGGGTGGTGCACGAAGTGTACGCGGACCGCACCTACCAGCCCGACGGCACGCTGACGCCCCGCTCGCAGCCCAACGCGATGATCGTCGACGTGGAGCGCTCGATCGACCAGGTACGGCACATGGTGCACGAAGGCAGCGTGATCGCGCTGGATGGCACGCGCGTGCCGGTGCGTGCCGATTCGGTCTGCATCCATGGCGATCAACCCGGCGCCGCGTCGTTCGCGCAACGCGTGCGCGCCGGCCTGGAAGCCGACGGCATCACGATTTGCGCCCCATGA
- a CDS encoding biotin-dependent carboxyltransferase family protein: MTAGGDAPSGAMHVEKPGMLSTLQDRGRYGHQRLGVPVNGAMDEWSHRIANLLVGNDPDAATLESTLIGPKVRFDRDVLLALTGADMQACIDDVPVPRQRALLVRRGATLRMGACLKGARAYLAVRGGFAGDRVLDSRSTFLRGGFGGVAGRALQAGDRVALGAADSGYPILHAALLRGAAPFVAGPALYVAPHPALLSALRFTRGPQWSHFTPAAQAHFTRDSYRIHARSDRMGYRFEGPELHLRAALEMISEPVDFGTVQIPPDGQPIVLMADRQGAGGYPKIAHVISSDLPALAQAVPGTRVGFDEVSHAEAERVHLEQEDALAALRAAVRMTLHALPAATTPAAPATG, from the coding sequence ATGACGGCCGGCGGCGACGCGCCGTCGGGCGCCATGCACGTCGAGAAACCGGGCATGCTGTCGACGCTGCAGGACAGGGGACGCTACGGTCACCAGCGCCTGGGGGTGCCGGTCAACGGCGCGATGGACGAGTGGTCGCATCGGATCGCCAACCTGCTCGTGGGCAACGACCCGGACGCGGCGACGCTGGAAAGCACGCTGATCGGGCCCAAGGTCCGGTTCGATCGCGACGTGCTGCTCGCGTTGACGGGCGCCGACATGCAGGCCTGCATCGATGACGTCCCGGTCCCCCGGCAACGCGCGCTGCTCGTGCGCCGCGGGGCAACGCTGCGTATGGGCGCCTGCCTCAAGGGCGCGCGGGCGTATCTCGCGGTGCGTGGCGGCTTTGCGGGCGATCGGGTGCTCGACAGCCGCAGCACGTTCCTGCGCGGCGGTTTCGGCGGCGTCGCGGGCCGTGCGCTACAGGCCGGCGACCGCGTCGCGCTCGGCGCGGCGGACAGCGGCTACCCGATACTGCACGCCGCGCTGCTGCGCGGTGCGGCACCGTTCGTCGCCGGTCCGGCACTGTACGTCGCCCCGCACCCGGCGCTGTTGAGCGCGCTGCGTTTCACACGCGGCCCGCAGTGGTCGCACTTCACCCCCGCCGCGCAGGCCCACTTCACGCGAGACTCGTACCGCATCCATGCCCGCTCGGACCGAATGGGCTATCGGTTCGAAGGGCCGGAACTGCATCTGCGCGCCGCGCTGGAGATGATCTCGGAACCGGTGGATTTCGGTACCGTGCAGATTCCCCCCGATGGCCAGCCCATCGTGCTGATGGCCGACCGGCAGGGTGCCGGCGGCTATCCCAAGATTGCCCATGTCATCAGTTCCGACCTGCCGGCGCTCGCGCAAGCGGTGCCCGGAACCCGCGTGGGGTTTGACGAGGTGAGCCACGCCGAGGCCGAGCGCGTCCATCTGGAACAGGAGGATGCGCTGGCGGCCCTGCGCGCGGCCGTGCGCATGACGCTGCACGCGTTGCCGGCCGCGACGACGCCGGCGGCACCCGCCACGGGCTAG
- a CDS encoding SMP-30/gluconolactonase/LRE family protein, which produces MSVEIVLDAHAGIGESPTWVAAENALYWMDVRKPAVYRYDPASGAERCWPVTSHIGAFALVADLSGAVVALREGVHRLDFASGSLEPLAPPPFDPALFRFNEGACDSTGRFWIGAMFEPLDENSQATPQKCALQTFTFDTGLRPVADTSALHNGMAWSPDERLFYVSHTQTREILAYPFDASRGLLGARRLFAQIPEAVGGVPDGAAMDAAGGYWCALHGAGRLRRYHASGEVDRDIALPVSQPTMCAFGGASLDTLYVTSSAENLTPEQLREEPHAGALLRLRPGETGIVKPYVVR; this is translated from the coding sequence ATGTCCGTCGAGATCGTGCTGGACGCGCATGCCGGCATCGGCGAATCGCCCACCTGGGTGGCCGCCGAGAACGCGCTTTACTGGATGGATGTCAGAAAGCCCGCCGTCTACCGCTACGATCCCGCCAGCGGCGCCGAGCGCTGCTGGCCGGTGACGAGTCATATCGGCGCGTTCGCGCTCGTCGCCGATCTCTCCGGCGCCGTCGTGGCGCTGCGCGAAGGCGTGCACCGGCTCGATTTCGCCTCGGGGTCGCTCGAACCGCTCGCGCCCCCGCCGTTCGACCCGGCGCTGTTTCGTTTCAACGAAGGCGCATGCGACAGCACCGGCCGCTTCTGGATCGGCGCGATGTTCGAGCCGCTGGACGAGAACAGCCAGGCCACGCCGCAGAAATGCGCGCTGCAGACCTTCACCTTCGACACGGGCCTGCGCCCGGTGGCGGACACGTCGGCCCTGCACAACGGCATGGCATGGAGCCCCGACGAGCGCCTGTTCTACGTCTCGCATACGCAGACGCGGGAAATTCTCGCCTACCCGTTCGACGCGAGCCGGGGTCTGCTGGGCGCGCGGCGCCTGTTCGCGCAGATTCCCGAGGCGGTGGGCGGCGTTCCCGACGGTGCGGCAATGGACGCCGCCGGCGGATACTGGTGCGCGCTGCATGGCGCGGGGCGGCTGCGCCGCTACCATGCGAGTGGCGAAGTGGACCGGGACATCGCGCTGCCGGTCAGCCAGCCGACGATGTGTGCGTTCGGCGGTGCGTCCCTCGATACGCTGTACGTCACCAGTTCGGCGGAAAACCTGACGCCGGAGCAACTCCGCGAGGAGCCGCATGCGGGCGCACTGCTGCGTTTGCGACCGGGCGAGACGGGCATCGTCAAGCCGTATGTGGTGCGTTGA
- a CDS encoding MetQ/NlpA family ABC transporter substrate-binding protein, producing the protein MKRRHLLAGSLALAAGLFLGSVAHAADGGTPQVIRVGTMSGPDADIWQVVKQAAKKQGLDVKVIEFNDYVQPNAALDAGDLDANSFQHQPFLDSQIQQRGYKIVGVGLTYTMPLGFYSKKIKSLKDLPEHAQVGIQNDPSNGNRALLLLQANHVVTLRKGAGVAGTNATPLDVVDNPKHLKLVELDAAQLPRSLDDLSAASINTDYAVKAGLSPMRDAIAREDVHGPYANLIAVRVKDKDQPWARKLVAAYHAPEVRAYILKQFNGAIVPAF; encoded by the coding sequence ATGAAGCGTCGCCACCTCCTCGCCGGCAGCCTTGCGCTGGCGGCCGGCCTTTTCTTGGGAAGCGTCGCGCACGCCGCCGATGGCGGCACGCCGCAGGTGATTCGCGTGGGTACCATGAGCGGCCCCGATGCGGATATCTGGCAAGTGGTGAAGCAGGCCGCGAAGAAACAGGGACTGGACGTCAAGGTCATCGAATTCAACGACTACGTCCAGCCGAACGCCGCGCTCGATGCCGGCGACCTCGACGCGAACAGCTTTCAGCATCAGCCCTTTCTCGACAGCCAGATCCAGCAGCGTGGCTACAAGATCGTCGGGGTGGGCCTGACCTACACCATGCCGCTCGGCTTCTATTCGAAGAAGATCAAGTCCCTGAAAGACCTGCCCGAGCATGCGCAGGTCGGTATCCAGAACGACCCGTCGAACGGCAACCGCGCCTTGCTGCTGCTGCAGGCCAATCATGTCGTCACATTGCGCAAGGGCGCCGGGGTGGCCGGTACGAACGCGACGCCGCTGGACGTGGTGGACAATCCCAAGCACCTCAAACTGGTCGAACTCGACGCGGCGCAACTGCCGCGTTCGCTGGACGATCTGAGCGCCGCGTCGATCAATACCGACTACGCGGTCAAGGCCGGCCTGTCGCCGATGCGCGATGCGATCGCGCGCGAAGACGTACATGGTCCGTACGCGAATCTGATCGCGGTGCGCGTCAAGGACAAGGACCAGCCGTGGGCCCGCAAGCTGGTCGCGGCCTATCATGCGCCGGAAGTCCGCGCCTACATCCTGAAACAGTTCAACGGTGCGATCGTGCCGGCCTTCTGA
- a CDS encoding SulP family inorganic anion transporter — translation MTSYDTSDNAPKTRDNTHASAHASAHDGTSALLPEPPRRSFSFADLRGNVLAGLTTSFALVPECIAFALVARLNPLMGLYGAFFICTLTALFGGRPGMISGAAGSMAVVIVALVVQHGVQYLLATVVLGGLLMVLFGALRLGKLIRMVPHPVMLGFVNGLAIIIAMAQLEHFKENTPQGVHWLHGGALWLMIGLVAATMLVVYLLPRLTRAVPSALVAIIGIGVATQILHLPTRTLGDMAHIAGALPRLHLPGVPFTLETLYIVLPYAVLMSLVGLLETLLTFNLTDEITATRGRPNRECVALGAANIVSGLFGGMGGCAMIGQTMINLGSGGRSRLSGATSGVMILLFILFLSPLIERIPLAALVGVMFVVAQQTFAWGSLRVLGRIPRSDALVVVAVTVITVFTDLAIAVLCGIVIAALNFAWQHARDIRADIETGTEAGVPDGKTYVVHGTLFFASTAHFQALFDPARDPGNITVDCRHLHLADHSAIAALEALDARYRRAGKQVRVAHLSARNRQLLIRAGVAV, via the coding sequence ATGACATCCTACGACACTTCGGACAACGCGCCAAAAACGCGTGACAACACGCATGCCAGCGCGCATGCCAGCGCGCATGACGGCACGTCCGCCCTCCTCCCGGAACCTCCCCGCCGCTCTTTTTCCTTCGCCGATCTGCGCGGCAACGTCCTCGCCGGCCTGACCACCTCGTTCGCGCTGGTTCCCGAGTGCATCGCCTTCGCGCTGGTCGCGCGCCTGAACCCGCTGATGGGGCTGTACGGGGCCTTCTTCATCTGTACGCTCACCGCGCTGTTCGGCGGACGCCCGGGCATGATCTCGGGCGCGGCCGGTTCGATGGCCGTGGTGATCGTCGCGCTGGTCGTGCAGCATGGCGTGCAGTACCTGCTCGCGACCGTGGTGCTGGGCGGCCTGCTGATGGTGCTCTTCGGCGCGCTGCGTCTGGGCAAGCTGATCCGGATGGTGCCGCACCCGGTGATGCTGGGCTTCGTCAACGGCCTGGCGATCATCATCGCGATGGCGCAACTCGAACACTTCAAGGAAAACACGCCGCAGGGCGTGCACTGGCTGCACGGCGGCGCACTGTGGCTCATGATCGGGCTGGTGGCGGCGACCATGCTGGTCGTCTACCTGTTGCCGCGCCTGACCCGCGCCGTGCCGTCGGCGCTGGTCGCGATCATCGGCATCGGCGTGGCGACGCAGATCCTGCATCTGCCCACGCGCACGCTCGGCGACATGGCGCACATCGCCGGCGCGCTGCCGCGCCTGCATCTGCCCGGCGTGCCGTTCACGCTGGAGACGCTGTACATCGTGCTGCCCTACGCGGTACTGATGTCGCTCGTGGGCCTGCTCGAAACGCTGCTGACCTTCAATCTGACCGACGAGATCACCGCCACCCGCGGCCGGCCGAACCGCGAATGCGTGGCGCTGGGGGCGGCGAACATCGTGTCCGGGCTGTTCGGTGGCATGGGAGGCTGCGCGATGATCGGTCAGACGATGATCAATCTGGGTTCGGGCGGGCGCTCGCGTCTGTCCGGCGCGACCAGCGGCGTGATGATCCTGCTATTCATCCTGTTTCTGTCGCCGTTGATCGAACGCATCCCGCTTGCCGCGCTCGTCGGCGTGATGTTCGTGGTCGCGCAGCAGACCTTCGCGTGGGGATCCCTGCGGGTGCTCGGCAGGATACCGCGCAGCGACGCGCTGGTGGTCGTCGCCGTCACCGTCATCACGGTCTTCACCGACCTGGCCATCGCCGTGCTGTGCGGCATCGTCATCGCCGCGTTGAATTTCGCCTGGCAGCACGCGCGCGACATCCGTGCCGACATCGAAACCGGAACCGAAGCGGGCGTGCCCGACGGGAAGACCTATGTCGTGCACGGCACGCTGTTCTTCGCGTCGACGGCCCATTTCCAGGCGTTGTTCGACCCGGCGCGCGACCCGGGGAACATCACCGTCGATTGCCGCCACCTGCACTTGGCGGATCACTCGGCGATCGCGGCGCTGGAGGCGCTCGATGCACGCTACCGCAGGGCCGGCAAGCAGGTGCGCGTCGCGCACCTGTCGGCGCGCAACCGGCAGTTGCTGATACGTGCCGGCGTCGCGGTCTAG
- a CDS encoding branched-chain amino acid ABC transporter substrate-binding protein — MTESMRQRRRRLCLVASVCVALGGVTGIMVSPAAAQDATSVAIGFAGPLTGPSANYGKDLQLGIGLAIAEANAQKLVIGGKPVTFALLVQDDQGDPRVAVQAAQRLVDSNVVAVVGHFNSGTTIPASAVYHRAGIPHIVPAASNPSLTHQGFAFLYRPYGTDNTVADNAAAYGVRTLRAKRIAVVDDRTAYGQGLADEFEKAVKAQGGTLVDHEFTSDQAVDFRAIVTTLKARRADLVFFAGLGVQGSLFAKQARQVGFDGRLMAGATFANPAFLKLAGSAANGMLAFEQGAEIARTPGGQAFLERFCAMYHADPVGFAAFAYNAAWVAINGMRLANSTQPAVFGPAIGKLAFQGVLGKIAFDANGDLQDPKMTLYQAVDGRWQAVRVVTAP, encoded by the coding sequence ATGACAGAATCGATGCGACAACGCCGCCGCAGGCTCTGCCTCGTGGCATCCGTATGCGTCGCCCTGGGGGGCGTCACGGGAATCATGGTTTCCCCGGCAGCGGCGCAGGACGCCACGTCGGTCGCCATCGGCTTCGCCGGGCCGCTGACCGGTCCTTCCGCGAACTACGGCAAGGACCTGCAACTCGGCATCGGTCTGGCGATCGCCGAGGCGAACGCGCAGAAGCTGGTGATCGGTGGCAAGCCCGTGACCTTCGCCTTGCTGGTACAGGACGATCAGGGGGATCCGCGCGTGGCCGTGCAGGCCGCGCAACGCCTGGTCGATTCGAACGTGGTGGCGGTGGTGGGCCACTTCAATTCGGGCACCACGATACCCGCCTCGGCCGTCTACCACCGCGCGGGCATCCCGCACATCGTTCCGGCGGCGTCCAACCCCTCGCTCACGCACCAGGGTTTTGCGTTTCTGTACCGGCCCTACGGCACCGACAACACGGTGGCCGACAACGCGGCGGCGTATGGCGTGCGCACGCTCCGGGCAAAACGCATCGCCGTCGTCGACGATCGCACCGCCTACGGACAGGGTCTGGCGGATGAATTCGAGAAAGCCGTCAAGGCGCAGGGCGGCACGCTGGTCGACCACGAATTCACGAGCGATCAGGCAGTGGATTTCCGTGCGATCGTGACGACGCTGAAGGCCCGGCGTGCCGACCTCGTCTTCTTCGCCGGGCTGGGCGTGCAGGGCTCGCTGTTCGCGAAGCAGGCGCGGCAGGTGGGTTTCGACGGCCGGTTGATGGCGGGCGCGACCTTCGCCAACCCCGCTTTCCTGAAACTTGCGGGGAGCGCGGCCAACGGCATGCTTGCCTTCGAGCAGGGCGCGGAGATCGCCCGCACGCCGGGCGGCCAGGCCTTCCTCGAGCGTTTTTGCGCGATGTATCACGCCGATCCGGTAGGCTTCGCTGCGTTCGCCTACAATGCCGCTTGGGTTGCCATCAACGGCATGCGGCTGGCCAACTCGACGCAGCCCGCGGTGTTCGGCCCCGCCATCGGCAAACTCGCTTTCCAGGGGGTGCTTGGCAAGATCGCGTTCGATGCGAACGGCGATCTGCAGGATCCGAAGATGACCCTGTACCAGGCCGTCGACGGCCGCTGGCAGGCGGTGCGGGTCGTGACCGCGCCCTGA
- the pxpB gene encoding 5-oxoprolinase subunit PxpB — MPRPSNTAAPDAGAIPAAIPAAFPSVEPMGDRCLLVRLGTRIDSDVTQRVHALTARLFAARLLGVIDIVPAFTTVALHYRPACLPRAQGSPYAQLRQAIAPLLHAAPSADAAPARLIEIPVCYGGEYGPDLDDVARRCALSPEEVVRLHGAMEVSVHTFYFSPGNPFAGPLDPRLSVPRRTTPRTRVEAGSVAIANGLTSIYQVASPGGWNIIGRTPWSLFDLAWTPPTRLRLGDRLHFSPISPEVFAELDERRAR; from the coding sequence ATGCCGCGCCCCTCCAACACCGCGGCTCCCGACGCTGGGGCCATCCCCGCGGCCATCCCTGCGGCCTTCCCCTCGGTCGAGCCGATGGGAGACCGCTGCCTGCTGGTGCGCCTGGGCACGCGAATCGATTCCGACGTGACGCAGCGCGTGCACGCCCTCACCGCGCGCCTGTTCGCGGCGCGGCTGCTGGGCGTGATCGACATCGTGCCCGCCTTCACGACGGTGGCGCTGCATTACCGCCCCGCATGCCTGCCCCGCGCGCAGGGTTCCCCCTATGCGCAGTTGCGCCAGGCCATCGCGCCGTTGTTGCACGCCGCGCCATCGGCCGATGCGGCACCCGCCCGGCTGATCGAGATTCCCGTGTGCTACGGCGGCGAGTACGGCCCCGATCTCGACGATGTCGCGCGCCGCTGCGCGCTCTCGCCCGAGGAGGTCGTGCGTCTGCATGGCGCGATGGAAGTCTCCGTGCATACCTTCTACTTCTCTCCCGGCAATCCCTTTGCCGGACCGCTGGACCCGCGTTTGTCGGTGCCGCGCCGAACGACGCCCCGCACGCGCGTCGAGGCGGGATCCGTCGCGATCGCCAACGGGCTGACGTCGATCTACCAGGTCGCCTCGCCGGGCGGCTGGAACATCATCGGCCGCACGCCGTGGAGTCTGTTCGATCTGGCATGGACGCCTCCCACGCGCCTGCGTCTGGGCGATCGCCTGCATTTCTCGCCGATCTCGCCCGAAGTCTTCGCCGAACTCGACGAGCGCCGCGCGCGATGA
- a CDS encoding LysR family transcriptional regulator, with protein sequence MLRELRTFIAVAQHGTFSRAAARIGLTQSAVSAQMQRLESELGIALFDRTGRSAVLSQAGRETLALAGEMMTLYARLGRHGTTPEDHGMLRIGAIASAQWSFLVDTITDFRQAHPGWRIRVVPGLSLHLLAQVDAGELDAAVIIRPPFALPAELEWTSLVDEPFMLLVPDALAAAPWRDTLVSAPFVRYDRGSFGGRLVDRFLRRARLAVHDVVELDELPAIARLVARGVGVALVPRAATLDAWPAGVRALDLGEDGFHREIGLVQPRQDRQPVTRRFAALAALAAQAARPPGGACAMG encoded by the coding sequence ATGCTTCGTGAACTCCGCACCTTCATCGCCGTCGCGCAGCATGGCACCTTCTCCCGCGCCGCGGCGCGCATAGGTCTCACGCAATCCGCCGTCAGCGCGCAGATGCAGCGCCTCGAGTCCGAGCTCGGCATCGCCTTGTTCGATCGCACCGGACGCTCCGCGGTGCTCAGTCAGGCCGGGCGCGAGACGCTCGCGCTCGCCGGGGAGATGATGACGTTGTACGCGCGTCTGGGGCGTCACGGCACCACACCCGAGGACCATGGCATGCTGCGCATCGGCGCGATCGCCTCGGCGCAGTGGTCGTTCCTGGTCGATACGATCACGGATTTCCGGCAGGCGCATCCGGGTTGGCGAATCCGGGTCGTCCCCGGCTTGTCGCTGCACTTGCTCGCGCAGGTGGATGCCGGCGAACTCGACGCGGCGGTGATCATCCGTCCCCCGTTCGCGCTGCCCGCCGAACTCGAATGGACGTCGCTGGTCGACGAACCGTTCATGCTGCTGGTGCCCGATGCGCTTGCCGCCGCGCCCTGGCGGGACACCCTCGTCAGCGCGCCATTCGTGCGGTACGACCGCGGTTCTTTCGGGGGACGTCTGGTCGACCGTTTCCTGCGCCGCGCGCGCCTGGCGGTGCACGACGTGGTGGAACTCGACGAACTGCCGGCCATCGCGCGGCTGGTGGCGCGGGGCGTCGGCGTCGCGCTGGTGCCGCGCGCCGCCACGCTCGACGCCTGGCCGGCGGGCGTCCGGGCGCTCGATCTGGGCGAGGACGGGTTTCATCGGGAAATCGGCCTGGTTCAGCCCCGCCAGGACAGGCAGCCGGTGACGCGGCGATTCGCGGCCCTCGCGGCCCTCGCGGCGCAGGCCGCGCGCCCGCCCGGCGGCGCCTGCGCGATGGGCTAG
- a CDS encoding VOC family protein, translating to MPTTQQAIPFHLAFPVHSLAAARSFYGELLGCPEGRSSADWVDFDFYGHQIVAHLAPEEAGHRQTSAVDGDAVPVRHFGAVLPMAQWQSLADKLRQADTRFIIEPHIRFKGEVGEQATMFFLDPSGNAVEFKAFADIGAMFAK from the coding sequence ATGCCCACCACCCAGCAGGCCATTCCGTTTCATCTCGCTTTCCCCGTCCACAGCCTGGCGGCGGCCCGCAGCTTCTATGGCGAGCTGCTCGGCTGCCCGGAAGGCCGCAGTTCGGCGGACTGGGTCGATTTCGATTTCTACGGCCATCAGATCGTCGCGCACCTCGCGCCCGAGGAGGCAGGCCATCGCCAGACCAGCGCGGTCGATGGCGACGCCGTGCCGGTCCGCCATTTCGGCGCGGTGCTGCCGATGGCGCAATGGCAGAGTCTCGCGGACAAACTGCGGCAAGCGGACACGCGCTTCATCATCGAGCCGCATATCCGCTTCAAGGGTGAAGTCGGCGAGCAGGCGACGATGTTCTTCCTCGATCCGTCGGGCAACGCCGTCGAGTTCAAGGCCTTCGCCGACATCGGCGCGATGTTCGCCAAATAA
- a CDS encoding NADPH-dependent FMN reductase, protein MTHPEPRRPLVVGIGGTTRAASSTESALRVALRHAEASGARTRLFGGAFLHSLPHYAPEDPQRTDAQRVFVDAVRDADALIIATPGYHGGVSGLVKNALDTLEELRGDARPYLDTRAVGCIVTAYGWQGAGVVLTSLRAIVHALRGWPTPFGATINSLENRFDGDTASDPKVDAQLATLAQQSVEFALAFQSRQQALENIRVQAIASQARGAAA, encoded by the coding sequence TTGACCCATCCCGAACCTCGCCGCCCCCTCGTCGTCGGCATCGGCGGCACGACACGCGCCGCCTCGTCGACGGAAAGCGCCCTGCGCGTCGCGTTGCGCCATGCCGAGGCCAGCGGTGCCCGCACCCGTCTCTTCGGCGGCGCCTTTCTGCACAGCCTGCCCCACTACGCGCCGGAAGACCCGCAACGCACCGATGCGCAGCGCGTCTTCGTCGACGCGGTACGCGACGCCGACGCCCTGATCATCGCCACGCCCGGCTATCACGGTGGCGTGTCGGGGCTGGTGAAGAACGCGCTGGATACGCTGGAGGAACTGCGCGGCGACGCGCGTCCCTACCTCGACACGCGGGCGGTGGGCTGCATCGTCACCGCCTACGGCTGGCAGGGCGCCGGCGTCGTGCTGACCTCGCTGCGCGCCATCGTGCATGCGTTGCGGGGTTGGCCGACCCCCTTCGGCGCGACCATCAATTCGCTGGAAAACCGCTTCGACGGCGACACCGCGTCGGATCCGAAAGTCGACGCCCAGCTGGCCACCCTCGCGCAACAGTCGGTCGAGTTCGCGCTGGCGTTCCAAAGCCGTCAGCAGGCGCTGGAAAACATCCGCGTGCAGGCCATCGCATCGCAGGCGCGTGGCGCCGCGGCGTGA